From the Deltaproteobacteria bacterium genome, one window contains:
- a CDS encoding HEAT repeat domain-containing protein has product MFLSYQYSAEKFLMRQKIVTLLTFFLLIAGLSLVKITNSTAATAAPNPKTATANQQIINQLIDILKSHESHKLRLQATIRLGNIDDPLTRKALIYALEKDPHYTVRAACATALAKLHEFNAIPQLLTRVGIDPEPFVRSQASQALEQFNHNEAIEYALKTYTSPYPSVRAEVIRFIASTPTPMIEPVLALALGDVAEVSTAASKAVMAIPIPARWRFLSSASSHPDVAVRRGAILALASMPSHDAAEIVLAVYDRDIEDEEVRVAAREALRRLRDFLPMSQVYRDANPTTKKHIRSRALRLLGCVGGPQALKILTEALKDNDRYVRGIAVMALGELDDPAALPAVEELLKHPDNKFIMHLINNTLRQLHNKQENREH; this is encoded by the coding sequence GTGTTTCTATCATATCAATACAGCGCCGAGAAATTTTTAATGCGGCAAAAAATCGTCACCCTACTAACCTTCTTTTTATTGATAGCAGGTTTATCATTAGTAAAAATTACTAATTCAACAGCAGCAACTGCTGCACCAAATCCAAAAACTGCTACCGCAAACCAACAAATAATTAATCAACTTATTGATATACTTAAAAGCCACGAATCACACAAACTACGACTACAGGCGACAATTAGATTAGGCAATATTGATGATCCTTTAACACGCAAAGCCTTAATTTATGCGCTTGAAAAAGATCCTCACTATACCGTACGTGCTGCTTGTGCCACCGCATTAGCAAAGCTTCATGAATTCAATGCCATACCGCAATTGCTAACTCGCGTCGGCATAGATCCAGAGCCTTTTGTACGCTCACAAGCTAGCCAAGCCCTTGAGCAATTTAATCATAATGAAGCCATTGAATATGCTTTAAAAACTTACACTTCGCCTTACCCAAGCGTTCGTGCTGAAGTAATACGCTTTATCGCTTCAACGCCAACTCCCATGATTGAACCTGTTTTAGCTTTAGCATTAGGCGATGTCGCTGAAGTCTCAACCGCTGCGTCAAAAGCAGTTATGGCAATACCCATACCTGCAAGATGGCGATTTTTATCATCTGCAAGTTCGCATCCAGATGTTGCAGTTCGTCGCGGTGCTATTTTAGCTTTAGCCTCAATGCCAAGCCATGATGCCGCCGAAATTGTACTGGCTGTTTATGACCGCGATATCGAAGATGAAGAAGTTCGGGTGGCTGCTCGTGAAGCTCTTCGACGACTGCGCGACTTTTTACCAATGTCGCAGGTATATAGAGATGCTAATCCTACTACTAAAAAACATATCCGTTCACGAGCACTACGTTTACTTGGCTGTGTCGGCGGTCCCCAAGCGTTAAAAATATTAACCGAGGCTCTCAAAGATAATGATCGCTATGTACGTGGGATCGCGGTTATGGCTCTTGGTGAGCTTGATGATCCCGCTGCCCTGCCCGCAGTAGAAGAACTATTAAAACATCCCGATAATAAATTTATCATGCACTTAATAAACAATACTCTTCGTCAGCTACACAACAAGCAGGAAAACCGTGAACACTGA
- the proC gene encoding pyrroline-5-carboxylate reductase, with product MNTDNTRQLLANKQIAIIGVGNMGEALLKGFLHTKILSPKQIIVSDCAFEKLSQLAATYNVATTQQNSAAVKDADIVLLAIKPQVINRVLDNIAAAIKPTALVISIAAGVSTQNIENKLPINTRVCRAMPNTPAIVEAGATAIAIGKHAHQDDLAQANALFASVGQVYNIDENLLDAVTGLSGSGPAYVFMIIEALADAGVRVGLPRTQSLALATQTLYGSAKLLIETGEHPSVLKDKVTSPGGTTIAGLHALESGGLRATIINAVVAATNKSRELAKKDS from the coding sequence GTGAACACTGACAACACCCGCCAACTACTGGCAAACAAACAAATCGCAATTATTGGCGTCGGAAATATGGGTGAAGCCCTATTAAAAGGTTTTCTTCATACTAAAATATTATCTCCTAAACAGATTATAGTGTCAGATTGTGCTTTCGAAAAACTTTCGCAACTAGCTGCAACTTATAACGTTGCCACTACCCAACAAAATTCTGCAGCAGTAAAAGATGCCGATATTGTTTTATTAGCAATAAAACCACAAGTAATTAATCGTGTTCTTGACAACATTGCCGCAGCAATTAAACCAACAGCTTTGGTTATTTCAATTGCCGCGGGTGTTTCAACCCAAAATATTGAAAACAAATTACCAATTAACACAAGGGTTTGTCGTGCAATGCCTAACACTCCAGCAATCGTTGAAGCTGGGGCAACTGCTATCGCAATAGGTAAACATGCTCATCAAGATGATCTCGCACAGGCAAACGCCCTTTTTGCCTCAGTTGGTCAAGTCTATAATATTGATGAAAATTTGCTTGATGCAGTAACCGGTTTATCCGGTAGCGGGCCTGCTTATGTATTTATGATCATTGAAGCTCTCGCTGATGCTGGTGTGCGCGTTGGTCTCCCGCGAACTCAATCACTAGCTTTAGCAACCCAAACCCTCTACGGAAGTGCCAAATTATTAATTGAAACAGGTGAACACCCAAGTGTTCTCAAAGATAAAGTTACTAGCCCTGGTGGCACTACAATTGCAGGGCTACATGCTCTTGAAAGTGGCGGTCTACGAGCCACTATTATCAATGCAGTAGTTGCAGCAACGAATAAATCACGTGAACTTGCTAAAAAAGATAGCTAG
- a CDS encoding sigma-70 family RNA polymerase sigma factor — translation MVNETAAIDLCWLWRPPYGDTITAIRPMTEPITDKILVSRAANGDSIAFAELVRRHYRRAVRVSYGLLKNTEDAEDVVQDAFARVHIRLADFEGTSSFYTWLYRIVVNLSIDLLRRYRRERRADLDTANAQEAQAIQNELWPRYNDSHPGETSERHQLRQQLTEALADLPEIHQAVLLLRELEGMSYDQIADILSIKKGTVMSRLFHARKGMQAKLIETCVVDSKNLPEQSR, via the coding sequence ATGGTTAATGAAACTGCAGCTATAGATTTATGTTGGCTGTGGCGACCTCCATATGGTGATACGATTACAGCTATAAGGCCAATGACTGAGCCCATTACTGATAAAATTCTCGTTTCACGTGCCGCAAATGGCGACAGCATTGCCTTTGCTGAATTAGTACGACGGCATTATCGCCGCGCTGTACGTGTTTCTTATGGCCTATTAAAAAATACTGAAGATGCAGAGGATGTAGTGCAAGATGCTTTTGCACGTGTCCATATACGCCTGGCCGATTTTGAGGGAACCTCTTCATTTTACACTTGGTTATACCGAATTGTAGTTAATTTAAGTATTGACTTATTGCGACGTTATCGACGTGAGCGTCGTGCTGATCTTGATACTGCTAACGCACAAGAAGCCCAAGCTATACAAAATGAGCTTTGGCCTCGTTACAATGATAGCCATCCAGGTGAAACATCCGAGCGTCATCAACTAAGACAGCAGCTAACCGAGGCTCTAGCTGATCTCCCTGAAATACATCAAGCAGTTTTACTGCTCAGAGAGCTTGAAGGGATGAGTTACGATCAAATTGCAGATATTTTATCTATAAAAAAAGGTACGGTCATGAGTCGTTTATTTCATGCCCGCAAAGGTATGCAAGCCAAGCTAATTGAAACTTGCGTAGTTGATTCTAAAAATTTACCGGAGCAATCGCGATGA